A genomic region of Amphiura filiformis chromosome 6, Afil_fr2py, whole genome shotgun sequence contains the following coding sequences:
- the LOC140154519 gene encoding carboxypeptidase D-like, giving the protein MAITRKTRSVLVGRTFFILFAVCLCKIVNSARMERPMLRRRDIDTSSGYHHYSALSQVFHDYASRYPSITRLHSVGKSVQGKELWALQITDNPDQIEPGEPWFKYVGNMHGNEPVGREILIYLVQYLCENYGKNQRVTKLVDDTNIFILPSMNPDGFEKAAEGECGNMNGRPNANGIDLNRNFPDQWPQNVRDSA; this is encoded by the coding sequence ATGGCGATAACACGGAAGACGAGATCTGTGTTGGTCGGAAgaactttctttattttgtttgcaGTTTGCTTGTGTAAGATAGTAAATTCTGCTCGTATGGAACGTCCTATGCTCAGAAGAAGAGACATTGATACAAGTTCAGGATATCATCATTACAGTGCTCTAAGTCAAGTGTTTCATGACTATGCATCCAGATATCCGTCCATAACACGTCTTCACAGTGTAGGTAAAAGTGTTCAGGGAAAAGAACTATGGGCGCTTCAGATAACAGACAATCCAGATCAGATTGAACCTGGAGAACCATGGTTCAAATACGTCGGAAACATGCATGGCAATGAGCCAGTAGGGAGAGAGATTCTAATTTACTTAGTACAATATTTATGTGAAAATTACGGCAAAAACCAACGTGTGACCAAACTTGTTGATGATACAAACATTTTCATATTGCCCAGCATGAATCCAGATGGTTTTGAAAAAGCAGCGGAAGGAGAGTGTGGTAACATGAATGGTAGACCCAATGCAAATGGGATTGATTTAAATAGGAACTTCCCGGACCAGTGGCCTCAGAATGTTCGAGATAGTGCATAA